The following are encoded in a window of Amaranthus tricolor cultivar Red isolate AtriRed21 chromosome 2, ASM2621246v1, whole genome shotgun sequence genomic DNA:
- the LOC130805198 gene encoding uncharacterized protein LOC130805198 produces the protein MINFHNRMSTTVKNSGIHPMIKTKICKSYQLKGSCMYGHNCVFAHGLGDMRNMNMIKGKFCKYSWGECPYGKNCIFLHKKAETYKNYEENKSSILIQSARTCDYGSKCNPALDSETGNAQKVKDTLQSDAQKARVPKQKLQAKASLLKWNKSRKIVNIYADWIEE, from the exons ATGATAAACTTTCATAACCGAATGTCTACAACAGTAAAAAATAGTGGTATTCATCCCATGATTAAGACAAAAATATGTAAGAGCTATCAGTTAAAAGGAAGCTGCATGTATGGTCACAATTGTGTTTTTGCTCATGGATTAGGGGATATGaggaatatgaatatgattaagGGAAAATTCTGCAAGTACTCCTGGGGGGAGTGCCCATATGGTAAAAACTGCATTTTTCTGCATAAAAAAGCAGAGACGTACAagaattatgaagaaaataagtcTTCTATACTCATTCAGTCTGCTCGTACTTGTGATTATGGTTCCAAATGCAATCCCGCTCTTG ATTCAGAAACTGGAAATGCACAGAAGGTGAAGGACACACTACAGAGTGATGCTCAGAAAGCAAGGGTTCCTAAGCAGAAACTGCAAGCAAAAGCGTCGTTATTGAAGTGGAACAAAAGCAGGAAGATTGTAAACATCTATGCTGATTGGATTGAAGAGTAA
- the LOC130805197 gene encoding uncharacterized protein LOC130805197, with amino-acid sequence MFDGSMSMSFHSLNYQAHILGKTYKNGTLKSTRTIPALATPPASIHVHIGESDNSLKCGSNYVPNFSLPNKDTSTSLMLNQVNTIGIIGGVSVDSTLNFLNKLVQWGSKKGNGSPPLILCSDPQLTKELLVYERSSLPPLYTRVPPSTLDHTRILANLKGKRKFLEQGGAQCVVMPCHLLHSWHDEISKESSVPILHMAECVAKELKEAKLKPLETGSPLRIGVVATDAVLKSGFYQEKLQNEGFEVMLPDKATMEHTILPAIDAIDRKDIEGARNLLRIALHVLLVRAVNTVIIGSHDMRDILPPDDPLLKKCVDPIDALVRSTLRWVHPPQSLETS; translated from the exons ATGTTTGATGGAAGTATGTCAATGTCTTTTCATTCATTAAACTATCAAGCACATATTTTAGGGAAGACATATAAGAATGGGACACTAAAAAGCACAAGAACAATTCCTGCTTTAGCTACTCCCCCTGCTTCCATTCATGTGCACATCGGTGAAAGTGACAACTCCCTAAAATGTGGGAGTAATTATGTGCCAAACTTTTCTTTGCCAAACAAAGATACTAGTACTAGTTTGATGCTTAATCAAGTTAATACAATTGGAATAATTGGAGGAGTATCTGTTGATTCTACATTGAATTTTTTGAATAAGCTTGTGCAATGGGGATCTAAGAAAGGGAATGGTAGTCCTCCTTTGATACTTTGTTCTGATCCTCAATTGACAAAAGAATTGTTGGTCTATGAGAGAAGCTCTCTTCCTCCGCTTTACACTCGAGTGCCACCCTCTACTTTGGATCATACTCGAATCTTAGCAAACTTGAAAGGTAAAAGGAAATTTCTTGAGCAAGGTGGTGCTCAGTGTGTTGTGATGCCTTGTCATTTGTTGCATTCTTGGCATGATGAAATTTCTAAAGAATCCAGTGTACCAATTCTTCATATGGCTGAGTGTGTGGCTAAGGAGCTCAAGGAGGCCAAGTTAAAGCCGCTTGAAACTGGTAGTCCTTTGCGGATTGGTGTGGTTGCTACTGATGCTGTACTCAAATCGGGGTTTTATCAGGAAAAACTTCAGAATGAG GGATTTGAGGTGATGCTCCCAGATAAAGCAACCATGGAACACACCATTCTTCCTGCCATTGACGCGATAGACAGGAAAGACATTGAAGGGGCACGAAATTTGCTAAGAATAGCGCTCCATGTTCTGTTGGTTAGGGCTGTAAACACGGTGATCATTGGATCACATGACATGCGAGATATCTTACCTCCGGATGACCCTCTTCTTAAGAAATGTGTTGACCCAATTGATGCCTTGGTTAGGTCCACTCTCAGATGGGTTCACCCTCCTCAATCTCTGGAAACTTCataa